One Nocardioidaceae bacterium SCSIO 66511 genomic window carries:
- a CDS encoding dihydrodipicolinate synthase family protein codes for MTPLTTASLRGVWGSVLLPIDSGDGIDWDRLGGEVDVLAASELDGVYAHGTAGEFHTLSEDEYDRVSAVLAAACARTGKAFQLGASHPVAQVTIERIRRTRHLSPGAYQVVLPDWLPLTDDEVATFVRRIAKVAAPVPIVLYNPPHAKTSATPALLTRLLDAAPSLIGIKVADGDAGWYDSMHAVLERCAVFVPGHRLATGMTRGAAGSYSNIAALSPAGAVRWYSLLRDDPAAGLDVERRIATLFDEQIAPLQRRGLSNPALDKFLAAVGEWADVGLRIRWPYDSAPEAAVLPARRRANALLPELFGE; via the coding sequence ATGACACCACTCACGACGGCCTCGTTGCGCGGGGTGTGGGGCTCGGTGCTGCTCCCGATCGACTCCGGTGACGGTATCGACTGGGACCGGCTCGGCGGCGAGGTCGACGTACTCGCGGCGTCGGAGCTCGACGGTGTGTACGCACACGGCACGGCCGGCGAGTTCCACACCCTTTCGGAGGATGAGTACGACCGGGTCAGCGCGGTCCTCGCAGCCGCGTGCGCTCGTACGGGCAAGGCGTTTCAGCTCGGCGCCAGTCATCCGGTCGCACAGGTAACGATCGAGCGGATCAGGCGTACGCGCCACCTCTCGCCCGGCGCGTACCAGGTCGTACTCCCCGATTGGCTGCCGCTGACTGACGACGAGGTTGCGACGTTCGTACGTCGGATCGCGAAGGTCGCGGCGCCGGTTCCGATCGTCCTCTACAACCCGCCACATGCGAAGACCTCGGCGACACCCGCCCTGCTGACCAGGCTGCTCGACGCCGCACCGTCGCTGATCGGCATCAAGGTCGCCGACGGCGATGCGGGCTGGTACGACTCCATGCACGCGGTGCTCGAACGCTGCGCGGTCTTCGTACCCGGCCACCGGCTCGCGACCGGGATGACCCGAGGAGCGGCCGGCAGCTACTCGAACATCGCGGCCCTCTCCCCTGCTGGTGCGGTCCGGTGGTATTCGCTGCTGCGAGACGACCCGGCCGCCGGCCTCGATGTCGAGCGCAGGATCGCGACCCTGTTCGACGAGCAGATCGCCCCGCTGCAACGTCGTGGACTGTCGAACCCGGCCCTCGACAAGTTCCTCGCCGCGGTCGGCGAATGGGCCGATGTCGGCCTGCGGATCCGCTGGCCGTACGATTCCGCACCCGAGGCCGCCGTCCTGCCTGCGCGACGACGCGCCAACGCCCTGCTGCCCGAGCTGTTCGGAGAGTGA
- a CDS encoding FCD domain-containing protein: MKRSPIYLEAQSRLRDFIRERGLRAGDRLPPEATLATELEVSRPSLREATRSLQTLGVIEAQPGNGLFVAEFSFRPVIEQLPYGLAELGQGLEEILTAREAMEVGLMPAVARMDTHEALDRCAALAEQMIELEQRGESFEEIDRDFHLTLYRPLSNPLVDNLIELFWELFVRLGDAIPGRPEKDRGEAHLRIVRALQAGDGSAAITHMREHFDDVRDRAAKLGGADS; encoded by the coding sequence GTGAAACGCAGCCCGATTTACCTCGAGGCGCAGAGCCGGCTGCGCGATTTCATCCGCGAACGCGGTCTGCGCGCGGGCGACCGACTCCCGCCCGAGGCGACTCTCGCAACGGAGCTCGAGGTCAGCCGGCCGTCTCTGCGTGAGGCGACGCGCAGTCTGCAGACGCTCGGGGTGATCGAGGCACAGCCCGGCAACGGCCTGTTCGTCGCGGAGTTCTCATTCCGGCCGGTCATCGAGCAACTGCCGTACGGACTCGCGGAGCTCGGCCAGGGACTCGAGGAGATCCTCACCGCCCGCGAGGCGATGGAGGTCGGGCTGATGCCGGCCGTCGCCCGGATGGACACCCATGAGGCACTCGACCGTTGCGCCGCGCTCGCCGAGCAGATGATCGAGTTGGAACAGCGTGGCGAGTCGTTCGAGGAGATCGACCGCGACTTCCATCTCACGCTCTACCGGCCGCTGTCCAACCCCCTCGTCGACAACCTGATCGAGCTGTTCTGGGAGCTGTTCGTACGACTCGGCGACGCAATACCCGGCCGACCGGAGAAGGACCGCGGCGAGGCCCATCTGCGAATCGTCCGAGCACTGCAAGCCGGCGACGGCAGTGCCGCAATCACTCATATGCGCGAACACTTCGACGACGTGCGCGACCGCGCCGCGAAGCTCGGCGGCGCTGATTCATGA
- a CDS encoding TIGR03086 family metal-binding protein translates to MPATSDSLDPRPQFTAVLDQVERQIEALTPDDLGRPTPCAEYDVRTLLAHLVAVMRKLIRANHGGDTTQVPDPADDLSGEEGEAFGKTRAELEDVWAPDSELAKSCTMPWGTLSGRELLDAYTHEFTVHSWDLSRATGRDDRLDPTLAQIALDWYAENVPAEGRGEGGPFAQPVAVPADADPYTRLAGYVGRQV, encoded by the coding sequence ATGCCTGCCACGTCCGACAGCCTTGATCCGCGGCCGCAGTTCACCGCCGTGCTCGACCAGGTCGAGCGTCAGATCGAGGCATTGACACCGGACGACCTCGGTCGACCGACGCCGTGCGCCGAGTACGACGTCCGGACCCTCCTCGCACACCTCGTCGCTGTGATGCGCAAGCTGATCCGCGCGAACCATGGGGGTGACACGACCCAGGTGCCCGACCCGGCCGACGACCTCAGCGGCGAGGAGGGCGAAGCCTTCGGCAAAACACGCGCCGAGCTCGAGGACGTCTGGGCTCCCGACTCAGAGCTCGCCAAGAGCTGCACGATGCCATGGGGCACGCTGTCCGGTCGCGAGCTCCTGGACGCGTACACCCATGAGTTCACCGTCCACTCCTGGGACCTCTCCCGAGCGACGGGCCGCGACGATCGGCTCGACCCGACTCTTGCCCAGATCGCACTCGACTGGTACGCCGAGAATGTCCCCGCCGAGGGGCGAGGCGAGGGCGGGCCGTTCGCCCAGCCCGTCGCGGTTCCGGCAGACGCGGACCCGTACACCCGGCTCGCTGGTTACGTCGGTCGGCAGGTGTAA
- a CDS encoding AGE family epimerase/isomerase has translation MSVSHLPGSKPWRKEQLDAVLRFAEQSALPDGGFGWLDASGAVDPSRELELWINARMTYVFSLASLLDERTHPLALHGVRAITELFADKEHGGWYESVTTKHEPSSTTKSCYPHAFVVLAAATAASADVDGAHTLLESALDVHAHRFWEETAGRCRESWTADWSQPESYRGANSNMHTVEAYLAAADATDDGVWRDRALSICEHLINNAARANSWRLPEHFDADWNVDLDYNLDAPADPFRPYGATPGHGLEWARLLLQLEAALDDPPAWMVDAAVSLFTTAVSDGAVDDTFVYTTDWAGTPVVRERFHWVLAEAVAAADTLARRTGGSIGPEESNRWWRAIDEHFVDRATGSWYHELGEDLRVSTRTWSGKPDAYHIVNAMLLPDAPLAPTLAESLA, from the coding sequence GTGTCCGTGTCCCATCTGCCCGGTTCGAAGCCGTGGCGCAAGGAGCAACTGGACGCCGTGCTGCGCTTCGCCGAACAATCGGCGCTGCCCGACGGCGGCTTCGGTTGGCTCGACGCCTCCGGCGCGGTCGACCCGTCTCGTGAGCTGGAGCTGTGGATCAACGCGCGTATGACGTACGTGTTCTCGCTCGCGTCGCTGCTCGACGAGCGTACGCATCCCCTTGCGTTGCATGGCGTACGAGCGATCACGGAGCTGTTCGCGGACAAGGAGCACGGTGGCTGGTACGAGTCGGTGACCACGAAGCACGAACCGTCCTCGACGACGAAGTCGTGCTACCCGCATGCGTTCGTCGTACTCGCCGCGGCGACCGCGGCGAGCGCCGACGTCGACGGTGCACACACACTCCTCGAGTCGGCGTTGGACGTACACGCTCATCGCTTCTGGGAGGAGACTGCCGGCCGCTGCCGCGAGTCGTGGACCGCCGACTGGTCGCAGCCGGAGTCGTACCGAGGCGCCAACAGCAATATGCACACGGTCGAGGCGTACCTGGCCGCCGCCGATGCGACGGATGACGGTGTGTGGCGTGACCGAGCGCTGTCGATCTGCGAGCACCTCATCAACAACGCAGCGCGTGCGAACTCCTGGCGCCTACCGGAGCACTTCGACGCCGATTGGAACGTCGATCTCGACTACAACCTCGACGCCCCCGCTGACCCGTTCCGCCCCTACGGCGCAACGCCCGGGCACGGCCTCGAGTGGGCGCGCCTCCTACTCCAGCTCGAAGCAGCGCTCGACGATCCGCCGGCATGGATGGTCGACGCAGCGGTGTCGCTGTTCACGACCGCTGTCAGTGACGGCGCGGTCGACGACACGTTCGTCTACACCACCGACTGGGCAGGCACGCCGGTTGTACGTGAGCGGTTCCACTGGGTGTTGGCCGAGGCCGTCGCCGCCGCGGACACCCTGGCGCGACGCACGGGCGGCTCCATCGGCCCCGAGGAGTCGAACCGGTGGTGGCGCGCCATCGACGAGCACTTCGTCGACCGAGCGACCGGCAGCTGGTACCACGAACTCGGCGAAGACCTGCGCGTGTCGACGCGTACGTGGTCAGGCAAGCCCGACGCGTACCACATCGTCAACGCGATGCTGCTGCCCGACGCACCCCTCGCGCCGACGCTGGCCGAGTCGCTCGCCTGA
- a CDS encoding galactose oxidase, producing MTARRTVLAASGVGIGSLLAGSPTYAGSSHRAPHGQRWERLPDVPANTTDWSEKIPVGESYWTQLGLAGPVAGAHGDYLIVGGGANFPEPTLTASRSPELGKVYWNDAFVLRRKGRSYEWLDAQLQLRDAIAYAACVSTPDGVIVIGGEGFRGGPNGAAVATVEKFADVFRLRFDGHDLVREDLPPLPRPLSYGSAALVGSTVFVAEGSTFYALDLAKRSAEWRTLPTWPGDPRTVAVAASDGKRFYLMSGRAKHDDGSWTLYQDAYAYDPRRARWSRLADLPWCIMAGVAIGDRHGITAYAGDRDVERWNEIEQLTADGRSDAVTWIYDHHTGFNTDVLRYDVRRDRWTVAGQFAGPPQVTTPAIEWDGDLVIASGEVRPGVRTPAVWRIGR from the coding sequence ATGACCGCGCGACGTACCGTCCTGGCGGCGAGCGGAGTCGGGATCGGGAGCCTACTCGCGGGGTCGCCCACGTACGCCGGATCGAGCCACCGGGCACCGCACGGCCAACGCTGGGAGCGCCTGCCCGATGTGCCGGCGAACACGACGGACTGGTCGGAGAAGATCCCGGTCGGCGAGTCGTACTGGACCCAGCTCGGTCTCGCCGGCCCGGTGGCAGGCGCGCACGGCGACTATCTGATCGTCGGCGGCGGCGCGAACTTCCCCGAGCCGACACTCACGGCGAGTCGATCACCGGAGCTGGGCAAGGTCTACTGGAACGACGCGTTCGTACTGCGCCGCAAGGGTCGCTCGTACGAGTGGCTGGATGCCCAGCTGCAGCTGCGCGATGCGATCGCGTACGCGGCTTGCGTGAGCACACCGGACGGCGTCATAGTCATCGGCGGCGAAGGATTCCGCGGCGGGCCGAACGGCGCGGCAGTCGCCACCGTTGAGAAGTTCGCCGACGTCTTCCGACTGCGGTTCGACGGCCACGACCTCGTCCGCGAGGACCTGCCACCTCTCCCCCGGCCGTTGTCGTACGGCTCGGCCGCGCTGGTGGGCAGCACTGTGTTCGTCGCCGAAGGTTCGACCTTCTACGCACTCGACCTCGCGAAGCGGTCCGCTGAATGGCGCACGCTGCCGACCTGGCCCGGTGACCCGCGTACCGTCGCCGTCGCCGCATCCGACGGCAAGCGGTTCTATCTGATGTCCGGCCGGGCCAAGCACGACGACGGATCGTGGACGCTCTACCAAGACGCCTACGCCTACGACCCGCGCCGCGCGCGTTGGAGTCGGCTCGCCGATCTGCCGTGGTGCATCATGGCCGGCGTGGCCATCGGCGACCGGCACGGCATCACCGCGTACGCCGGAGACCGTGACGTCGAGCGGTGGAACGAGATCGAGCAACTCACCGCCGACGGCCGCAGCGACGCCGTCACCTGGATCTACGACCACCACACCGGTTTCAACACCGACGTGCTCCGGTACGACGTGCGGCGCGACCGCTGGACGGTCGCCGGGCAGTTCGCCGGACCGCCGCAGGTCACCACACCGGCGATCGAGTGGGACGGCGATCTGGTCATCGCAAGCGGGGAGGTACGCCCGGGTGTCCGCACGCCCGCGGTGTGGCGGATCGGTCGATGA
- a CDS encoding sulfatase-like hydrolase/transferase, with translation MSRRPNVLVVMSDQQQAATVSSGDPCLTPHLDAVAERGVRFRRCYSPSPVCSPARASFMTGLLPHQHGMVDVEHAVPRYRADLVDDLPMWSQVLRKAGYHTGYYGKWHVERTYDMRAYGFERSGAYREPGADYLAHRTSLGLGPKPAISEPSKTVTQPGYRDLPLYGVTDEPEESTLEHFTVSNALSFLDDAVTGDDPWALMVSTKAPHEPYVVPRPYFDLYEPGAIELPESFDDDLASRPAIYRRQQTVWADLSPDEFRTATACYYALCSMVDAQVGRLLRRIDDAGQLDDTLVVFTSDHGDLMGAHRLLLKGVPAFEEVYRVPLIVSWPRGISGGRVVDDIVQSHDVAETLALLGGATLDAHAVDLMPTLQGESTPRDSAIAELHGQRFSYTQRVVWHERYKYVFNAFDFDELYDLATDPYEQENLADDPAYRDVLERLTMLLWATAEQTDDFTMTGAQDGTYRYLPLGPQSVSTEGNAP, from the coding sequence ATGAGCCGACGACCCAACGTGCTCGTAGTGATGAGCGACCAGCAGCAGGCGGCGACGGTCTCGTCGGGCGACCCATGCCTGACGCCACATCTCGACGCGGTTGCCGAGCGCGGCGTACGTTTCCGCCGTTGCTACTCCCCCAGCCCGGTCTGCTCGCCCGCGCGAGCGAGCTTCATGACCGGACTACTGCCCCACCAGCACGGCATGGTCGACGTCGAACACGCGGTCCCGCGGTACCGGGCGGATCTCGTTGACGACCTACCGATGTGGAGCCAGGTTCTGCGCAAGGCCGGCTACCACACCGGCTACTACGGCAAGTGGCACGTGGAGCGTACGTACGACATGCGCGCGTACGGATTCGAGCGGTCCGGCGCGTACCGCGAGCCCGGTGCCGACTACCTCGCGCATCGCACGTCGCTCGGGCTCGGGCCCAAGCCGGCCATCAGCGAGCCGAGTAAGACGGTCACCCAACCCGGCTATCGCGATCTGCCTCTGTACGGCGTCACCGACGAGCCCGAGGAGTCGACACTCGAGCACTTCACTGTGTCGAACGCGCTTTCGTTCCTCGACGACGCGGTCACCGGCGACGACCCGTGGGCGTTGATGGTGAGCACGAAGGCGCCGCACGAGCCGTACGTCGTGCCACGTCCGTACTTCGACCTCTACGAGCCGGGGGCAATCGAGCTACCGGAAAGCTTCGACGACGATCTCGCAAGTCGGCCGGCGATCTACCGTCGCCAACAGACGGTGTGGGCCGACCTGTCGCCGGACGAGTTCCGCACGGCGACCGCCTGCTACTACGCGCTGTGCTCGATGGTCGACGCCCAGGTCGGCCGCCTGCTGCGCCGTATCGACGACGCCGGACAGCTTGACGACACCCTCGTCGTCTTTACCTCCGACCACGGCGACCTGATGGGCGCCCATCGACTTCTACTCAAGGGCGTTCCCGCCTTCGAAGAGGTCTACCGCGTACCGCTCATCGTGTCCTGGCCACGAGGTATCTCCGGTGGTCGAGTCGTCGACGACATCGTTCAGTCCCATGACGTCGCCGAAACCCTCGCGCTGCTCGGCGGTGCGACGCTGGACGCCCACGCCGTCGACCTGATGCCAACCCTGCAAGGCGAGTCGACTCCGCGCGATTCGGCGATCGCGGAGTTGCACGGACAGCGCTTCTCATACACCCAGCGTGTGGTCTGGCACGAGCGTTACAAGTACGTCTTCAACGCGTTCGACTTCGACGAGCTCTACGACCTCGCAACCGACCCGTACGAGCAGGAGAACCTCGCCGACGATCCCGCGTACCGCGACGTGCTCGAACGCCTCACGATGTTGCTTTGGGCGACGGCCGAACAGACCGATGACTTCACCATGACCGGTGCGCAGGACGGCACCTACCGTTACCTGCCTCTCGGGCCGCAATCCGTATCCACCGAAGGGAATGCGCCATGA
- a CDS encoding glycoside hydrolase, with protein MRFTHRPLTLLVVAACALAVPAGTANSASPPTQCTESVPFTSGEGGYEIYRIPSVVRADDGTLVAFAEGRETRSDAGSIDVVRRRSHDGGCTWGPQQVVADQGDNTIGNPSPVVDPRTGDLVLLTTRNAGTASEAEILRGEVPPEDSRRVFVQRSRDNGRTFSALREITSTAKRADWRWYATGPGHSIALTRGEHRGRLVVPANHSSAPPEGSSDTGQEAKYYGAHSLYSDDGGRTWQIGFSDDTFDGELNTNESTVAERRDGSLYFNARDQNGTSPETRADGISTDGGETLDTPYTPQAGLVGPVVQGSVLQVRGAGWPLLYAGPSDPDSRAAMAIRVSDDGGTTWENRYPVSDAPAAYSDLVQLRGNHVGLLYETGESDTYETITFERVDLSDLR; from the coding sequence ATGAGATTCACCCATCGACCACTGACGCTCCTCGTCGTCGCGGCATGCGCACTCGCGGTGCCCGCGGGCACCGCGAACTCTGCGTCTCCGCCGACGCAGTGCACCGAGTCCGTCCCGTTCACCTCCGGCGAAGGCGGCTACGAGATCTACCGCATTCCGTCGGTCGTCCGCGCAGACGACGGAACGCTCGTCGCGTTCGCCGAGGGCCGCGAGACGCGCTCGGACGCCGGCTCGATCGATGTCGTACGCCGGCGTTCCCACGACGGCGGGTGCACGTGGGGGCCACAGCAGGTCGTCGCCGATCAGGGCGACAACACGATCGGAAACCCTTCCCCCGTTGTCGATCCGCGTACCGGTGACCTCGTCCTGCTCACGACACGCAACGCCGGTACCGCCAGTGAAGCAGAGATCCTTCGCGGCGAGGTCCCGCCTGAAGACAGCCGCCGGGTGTTCGTACAACGCAGTCGCGACAACGGGCGTACGTTCAGCGCGCTGCGCGAGATCACGTCGACCGCCAAGCGAGCCGACTGGCGCTGGTACGCAACCGGGCCCGGGCACTCGATCGCGCTGACTCGCGGCGAGCACCGTGGCCGGCTGGTCGTACCGGCCAACCACTCCAGCGCCCCGCCTGAGGGTTCGTCCGACACGGGTCAAGAGGCCAAGTACTACGGCGCGCACAGCCTCTACAGCGACGACGGCGGACGCACCTGGCAGATCGGCTTCAGCGACGACACGTTCGACGGCGAGCTGAACACCAACGAGTCGACCGTCGCGGAACGCCGCGACGGCAGTCTCTACTTCAACGCCCGCGACCAAAACGGCACCTCACCCGAGACTCGCGCGGACGGCATCTCCACCGACGGTGGCGAAACGCTCGACACCCCGTACACCCCGCAGGCCGGCCTCGTCGGCCCCGTCGTTCAGGGCAGCGTGCTACAGGTACGAGGAGCCGGGTGGCCGTTGCTGTACGCCGGTCCGTCCGACCCCGACAGCCGCGCCGCGATGGCGATCCGGGTGAGCGACGACGGCGGCACGACGTGGGAGAACCGTTACCCCGTCTCGGATGCGCCCGCTGCGTACTCCGATCTCGTGCAGCTGCGTGGGAATCACGTCGGTCTGCTCTACGAGACGGGCGAGAGCGACACGTACGAGACGATCACCTTCGAGCGCGTCGATCTGAGTGATCTGCGATGA